From the genome of Chania multitudinisentens RB-25, one region includes:
- the fimA gene encoding type 1 fimbrial major subunit FimA, translating into MKLSKIVLSLGCLYTLFSGTVYADPVTVNGGTVHFKGELVNAACAVSIASSDQVVQLGQHRTASFSNVADTSSLRPFRIILNDCDNSIAETASVTFSGVADLNNPDLLAVTSDGGATPATGVGIEILDMMGTPLLPNVSWSTPHNLLNGSNTLDFTARYKATAATTTAGMANADATFVMKYE; encoded by the coding sequence ATGAAGCTCAGTAAAATCGTTCTCTCTTTGGGTTGCCTCTATACATTATTCAGTGGAACAGTATATGCCGATCCCGTTACGGTAAACGGGGGAACTGTTCATTTTAAAGGTGAGCTGGTTAACGCAGCCTGTGCAGTGAGTATTGCCTCTTCCGATCAGGTTGTCCAACTTGGGCAACATCGTACTGCGTCCTTTAGCAATGTGGCTGATACCTCTTCACTGAGGCCTTTTCGCATTATTCTCAACGACTGTGATAACAGCATCGCAGAAACAGCGTCCGTTACTTTTTCAGGCGTGGCAGATTTGAACAATCCTGATTTGCTGGCGGTGACCTCTGACGGGGGAGCGACGCCGGCAACGGGGGTGGGGATCGAAATTCTGGATATGATGGGTACGCCGCTGCTGCCAAATGTCAGTTGGTCAACACCACATAATCTGCTTAATGGCAGCAACACCCTGGACTTCACTGCGCGTTACAAAGCCACCGCAGCAACCACAACCGCTGGGATGGCTAACGCGGATGCGACCTTTGTCATGAAATACGAATAA
- a CDS encoding fimbrial biogenesis usher protein, translated as MMRKKWGRMRRLAGLTGTLMSVWYASASHGESYFNPAFLAEDVSAVADLSRFEKGQQQAAGDYRVDLWRNNDFIATQDIRFTNVDPTAQQPSDRVKSGGLEPCIDTDWLKRLGLNMRAYPELEQFEQGACIPLASAIPGAEVAFDFSRLRLDISLPQSAMVNRARGDIPADEWDEGIPAILFNYSATGSHGSADDSYYFNLLSGLNLGEWRLRNNGAWRYASGDNYHTNRWQNISTSASRIIVPLKSSLVMGDSNTGNDIFDSLGFRGARLYSVDSMYPDSQQGYAPVIRGIARTYARVVVRQNGFVIYQGPVSPGAFAIDDLNATSSSGDLNVTIEESDGSQQNYTVPYSTVPMLQREGRWKYDLVAGDFRSGNGQQSRPFFTQGTLIAGLPQGYTLYGGSQLAERYSAFALGAGKNLGGWGALSLDVTHADSQLADDSKHTGQSLRFLYAKSLNEYGTTVQLLGYRYSTRGFYTLDEVAYRNMEGYEYTQQEEGTLQKEPVVISYHNLRHSKKGRFQASITQSLGDYGSLFLSGNQQTYWGSDETNAWYQVGYSSGWRDLSYSLSWSQSQSTGLADSNRMMAFNLSVPFHALMGNARSRNTALGRAHATAASSHGSGGQNTWRTGIGGTLLEGRNLSYSVMQGYSNEGGNTGSAGATWQGTYGTLGLGYNYDRDQHQYNWQLAGGLVGHADGITLSQPLGDTNVLVKAPGASGVRVDNQTGVRTDWRGYAVMPYATVYRHNRVALDINSMDEYTEIENNVSTVVPTQGALVRADFQPRIGRRVLMTLKQSDRPVPFGAIVREESGGLLGMVGEDGQTYLSGMPPEGTLFIQWGNKEETQCRTRYVLPQDSVAQVLVMTTTCS; from the coding sequence ATGATGCGAAAGAAATGGGGAAGAATGCGGCGGTTGGCGGGCCTGACAGGAACACTGATGTCTGTGTGGTATGCGAGCGCCAGTCATGGGGAAAGTTATTTTAACCCGGCATTTTTAGCCGAAGATGTTTCAGCCGTGGCGGATCTGTCGCGTTTTGAGAAAGGCCAGCAACAGGCAGCCGGTGACTACCGGGTAGATCTCTGGCGTAACAACGATTTCATTGCGACTCAGGACATTCGCTTTACCAATGTCGATCCAACGGCCCAGCAACCGTCGGATAGAGTCAAATCTGGTGGCCTGGAACCCTGCATTGATACTGATTGGCTGAAACGTTTGGGGCTGAACATGCGCGCCTACCCAGAACTGGAGCAGTTTGAGCAGGGAGCCTGTATTCCGTTGGCGAGTGCTATTCCAGGGGCAGAGGTCGCTTTTGATTTTTCCCGCTTGCGCCTTGATATCAGCCTGCCGCAATCCGCGATGGTCAACCGTGCTCGTGGTGATATTCCCGCGGATGAATGGGATGAGGGGATACCTGCCATCTTATTCAATTATTCAGCAACGGGCAGCCATGGTTCTGCCGACGACAGTTATTACTTCAATCTGTTGAGTGGGCTGAACCTGGGGGAGTGGCGGCTGCGTAATAACGGTGCCTGGCGTTATGCCTCTGGGGATAATTATCACACTAACCGTTGGCAGAACATCAGCACCAGTGCATCGCGGATCATTGTGCCATTGAAAAGTAGCCTGGTGATGGGGGATAGCAATACCGGCAATGACATCTTCGACAGCTTGGGGTTTCGTGGCGCACGCCTTTACTCTGTCGACAGCATGTATCCAGACAGCCAGCAGGGTTACGCTCCGGTGATACGTGGCATTGCCCGTACCTACGCCAGAGTCGTTGTGCGTCAGAACGGCTTTGTCATTTATCAGGGGCCGGTATCCCCTGGCGCATTTGCCATTGATGACCTGAACGCCACCTCGTCAAGTGGCGATCTGAACGTAACGATAGAGGAAAGCGACGGCAGCCAGCAGAACTATACCGTTCCCTATTCCACCGTCCCGATGCTACAGCGGGAAGGGCGCTGGAAATACGATCTGGTCGCGGGGGATTTTCGTAGCGGTAACGGCCAGCAATCTCGCCCCTTTTTTACGCAAGGCACTCTGATTGCCGGCCTGCCGCAGGGCTATACCCTTTATGGCGGGAGCCAGCTTGCCGAACGTTACAGCGCCTTTGCCCTGGGGGCAGGGAAAAACCTCGGTGGCTGGGGTGCGCTGTCACTGGATGTCACTCATGCCGACAGCCAACTGGCGGATGACAGCAAGCATACGGGGCAGTCTCTGCGTTTTCTGTATGCCAAATCGCTCAACGAATACGGTACTACCGTCCAGTTACTGGGATACCGCTACTCCACGCGGGGCTTCTATACCCTGGACGAAGTCGCCTATCGGAATATGGAAGGGTACGAATATACCCAGCAAGAGGAAGGAACACTGCAAAAGGAGCCGGTGGTCATTAGCTACCATAATTTACGCCACAGTAAGAAAGGGCGTTTCCAGGCCAGTATCACTCAATCTCTGGGTGATTATGGCTCTCTGTTTCTCTCCGGTAATCAGCAAACCTATTGGGGATCGGATGAAACCAATGCCTGGTATCAAGTGGGTTACAGCAGTGGCTGGCGTGATCTCAGTTATTCATTGTCCTGGTCTCAAAGCCAATCAACCGGCTTGGCTGACAGTAATCGAATGATGGCGTTCAATCTATCCGTGCCCTTCCATGCTCTGATGGGAAATGCGCGCTCACGTAATACTGCGCTGGGCAGAGCACATGCCACCGCCGCCAGCAGCCACGGTTCGGGGGGCCAGAATACCTGGCGCACCGGCATTGGCGGAACGTTGCTGGAAGGGCGCAACCTTAGCTACAGCGTAATGCAGGGGTACAGCAATGAAGGGGGGAATACCGGCAGCGCCGGTGCGACCTGGCAAGGGACCTACGGCACGTTGGGGCTGGGGTACAACTATGACCGTGACCAGCACCAATATAACTGGCAACTGGCAGGGGGTTTGGTCGGGCATGCAGATGGCATCACCCTCAGCCAACCGTTGGGGGATACCAACGTGCTGGTCAAGGCACCGGGGGCGTCTGGCGTCCGGGTAGATAACCAGACCGGTGTCAGAACCGACTGGCGGGGTTACGCCGTGATGCCCTACGCCACGGTTTATCGCCATAACCGGGTGGCGTTGGATATCAATTCGATGGATGAATACACCGAGATTGAAAATAACGTCAGCACCGTGGTGCCAACCCAAGGCGCGCTGGTGCGGGCCGATTTTCAGCCCCGTATCGG
- the ecpA gene encoding common pilus major fimbrillin subunit EcpA: MKKMTLALAIVSAFAVVGTAQAADATAQALATWSATAKKDTTSKLVVTPLGSLSFQYAEGIKGFNSQKGLFDVTIEGDTSASDFKLTSKLVSNTLTQLDTSGSTLDVGVNFNGAAVVKTGETTMIDTSAGILGGNLSPLQNAYNQAGRTSAQDQFTFNIIGATSDGTTQVTDFSTLPEGIWSGDVSVEFNATWTI; the protein is encoded by the coding sequence ATGAAAAAAATGACACTTGCTCTGGCGATCGTTTCCGCATTCGCAGTAGTTGGTACCGCTCAAGCAGCAGATGCAACTGCACAAGCACTGGCTACCTGGTCTGCAACCGCCAAGAAAGACACTACGAGCAAGTTGGTAGTTACGCCACTGGGCAGCCTGTCTTTCCAATATGCTGAAGGCATCAAAGGCTTCAACAGCCAAAAAGGCCTGTTTGACGTAACTATCGAAGGCGACACCAGCGCCAGCGATTTCAAGCTGACCTCTAAACTGGTTTCTAACACTCTGACTCAGTTGGACACTTCAGGTTCTACTCTGGATGTAGGTGTTAACTTCAACGGTGCTGCCGTGGTAAAAACTGGCGAAACTACCATGATTGACACTTCTGCTGGCATCTTGGGTGGCAACCTGAGCCCACTGCAGAACGCTTACAACCAAGCTGGCCGCACCAGCGCACAAGACCAGTTCACTTTCAACATCATTGGTGCAACCTCTGATGGCACAACTCAAGTGACTGATTTCTCCACACTGCCAGAAGGTATCTGGAGCGGTGATGTGAGCGTTGAGTTCAACGCCACCTGGACCATCTAA